A section of the Triticum dicoccoides isolate Atlit2015 ecotype Zavitan chromosome 7A, WEW_v2.0, whole genome shotgun sequence genome encodes:
- the LOC119331142 gene encoding probable glutathione S-transferase GSTU6 encodes MAAGAGGDDLKLLGMWASPAVLRVRLALSIKGISYEYQEEDFANKSELLLRSNPVHKMVPVLIHAGKPVCESTIIIQYLDEAFAGDGRPALLPAGPYERAVASFWAAFVDDTLLKAMYQASWSKTEEEKAEGKKKVAAALKTLDGALREVAGGKPFFGGDAPGYVDTVLGGLLAWARSMDVINGVKTIDPVEMPLLAAWVDRFGALGAVEAVMPDVNRLVEFSLSLTT; translated from the exons atggcggccgGAGCAGGAGGAGACGACCTGAAGCTGCTGGGCATGTGGGCGAGCCCGGCCGTGCTGCGAGTGCGCCTCGCTCTCAGCATAAAGGGCATCAGCTACGAGTACCAAGAGGAGGACTTCGCCAACAAGAGCGAGCTGCTCCTCCGGTCGAACCCGGTCCACAAAATGGTGCCGGTGCTGATCCACGCCGGCAAGCCCGTCTGCGAGTCGACGATCATCATACAGTACCTCGACGAGGCTTTCGCCGGCGACGGCCGCCCCGCCCTCCTCCCGGCCGGCCCCTACGAGCGCGCCGTCGCAAGCTTCTGGGCCGCCTTCGTCGACGACACG CTGCTGAAGGCCATGTACCAGGCGTCATGGAGCAAGACGGAGGAGGAGAAAGCGGAGGGGAAGAAAAAGGTGGCCGCCGCCCTGAAGACCCTGGACGGAGCCCTGCGGGAAGTCGCCGGAGGGAAGCCCTTCTTTGGAGGCGACGCCCCCGGGTACGTGGACACGGTGCTCGGCGGCCTCCTCGCATGGGCGCGCTCCATGGACGTGATCAATGGCGTCAAGACCATCGACCCCGTGGAGATGCCACTCCTGGCCGCGTGGGTGGACCGCTTCGGCGCGCTGGGCGCGGTGGAGGCGGTCATGCCGGATGTCAACAGGCTGGTGGAGTTCTCCTTGTCCTTGACAACGTAG